Proteins encoded in a region of the Enterococcus gilvus ATCC BAA-350 genome:
- a CDS encoding 50S ribosomal protein L25/general stress protein Ctc — MAVSLKVEERATRPRSLRNKLRHEGKIPAVVNGYKVESTTISIDEREFSKLLRENGANTVFAIELGGKKVNTLLRETQVDTFTHDLTHVELLSVNLTEETEAETEVTLVGEAAGVKAGGVLTQTLYTATVSATPEKLPEGIEVDISGLEIGQSISVGDLPKNADYTIVTDAEEQIAAIQEAQELPEEEEVAEGAEPEVIGESTEE; from the coding sequence ATGGCAGTATCATTGAAAGTAGAAGAAAGAGCAACTCGTCCCCGTTCCCTACGCAACAAATTGCGTCACGAAGGAAAAATCCCAGCAGTCGTCAACGGATACAAAGTAGAAAGCACAACGATCTCAATCGACGAACGTGAATTTTCTAAATTATTGCGTGAAAATGGCGCAAACACTGTATTTGCAATTGAACTTGGCGGAAAAAAGGTTAATACCTTATTACGTGAAACGCAAGTAGACACCTTTACACATGATTTAACACACGTTGAATTATTATCCGTAAACTTAACAGAAGAAACAGAAGCTGAAACAGAAGTAACACTTGTTGGTGAAGCTGCTGGTGTGAAAGCAGGCGGCGTTTTAACACAAACACTTTATACAGCTACTGTATCTGCAACACCAGAAAAATTACCAGAAGGCATCGAAGTAGATATCTCTGGATTAGAAATCGGTCAATCCATTTCAGTAGGTGACCTACCTAAAAATGCGGACTACACCATCGTAACAGATGCAGAAGAACAAATCGCAGCGATCCAAGAAGCCCAAGAACTTCCTGAAGAAGAAGAAGTTGCTGAAGGCGCTGAACCAGAAGTTATTGGTGAATCAACAGAAGAATAA
- a CDS encoding DUF960 domain-containing protein — MFETFDSKKSRYASVGVVSSLPGELIDSIWYIIDLDLKGLIPLDNILSFDLLNNEGRVTMYFSQEGSEVEMGIDLPFGYSSDFPQEVYAYDDGSRQTILLPNEIRQR, encoded by the coding sequence ATGTTTGAAACATTTGATTCTAAAAAAAGTCGTTACGCCTCTGTCGGTGTGGTGTCCAGCTTGCCAGGCGAGCTGATTGATAGTATCTGGTATATCATTGACTTAGATTTAAAGGGATTAATTCCATTAGACAATATCTTAAGTTTCGATCTTCTTAACAATGAGGGGCGTGTCACGATGTACTTCTCACAAGAGGGCAGTGAAGTTGAGATGGGGATCGACTTACCGTTTGGCTATTCATCGGACTTTCCACAAGAAGTCTATGCATATGATGACGGAAGCCGTCAAACGATTTTATTACCAAATGAAATTCGTCAACGTTAA
- a CDS encoding pseudouridine synthase, with translation MRLDKVIEQQLKTTRKEMKRLFLMKKVFIDGSVERNPQRNVDSQLHDIQVDGQSVQTTHVYYLLNKPAGVVTAKKDDQFQTATELIAEKERPENLYPVGRLDRDTTGLLLLTNNGQLGYDLLQPGAKVEKIYRARVNERVTSEDVEAFEAGIVFHGAIRCQPAKLTILQSEPGNSEVELTIKEGKFHQVKKMFLARGKKVTRLERLSMGPLRLPEELPVGSYRSLTLDELKQLKIYFR, from the coding sequence ATGCGATTGGACAAAGTGATCGAACAGCAATTGAAAACAACACGCAAAGAGATGAAGCGTTTGTTTCTAATGAAAAAAGTGTTTATTGATGGCAGCGTTGAGCGCAATCCTCAGCGTAATGTGGATAGTCAGCTCCATGATATTCAAGTAGACGGACAAAGCGTACAAACAACTCACGTCTATTATTTGCTGAATAAGCCTGCGGGTGTTGTGACAGCAAAGAAAGACGACCAATTTCAAACAGCTACAGAATTAATAGCAGAAAAAGAACGACCAGAGAATCTTTATCCAGTAGGACGCTTAGATCGGGATACGACAGGATTGTTGCTTTTGACCAACAATGGTCAATTGGGTTACGACCTTTTGCAGCCAGGAGCAAAGGTTGAAAAAATCTATCGTGCTAGAGTGAACGAACGGGTGACCTCAGAAGATGTCGAAGCATTTGAAGCCGGGATTGTCTTTCATGGCGCCATTCGCTGCCAGCCTGCAAAACTGACGATTCTACAATCTGAACCAGGAAATTCGGAAGTAGAATTAACAATAAAAGAAGGGAAATTCCATCAGGTTAAAAAAATGTTTTTGGCCCGTGGGAAAAAAGTAACGCGTTTAGAGCGTCTTTCTATGGGACCCTTGCGATTGCCAGAAGAACTGCCAGTAGGAAGCTATCGTTCGCTAACATTGGATGAATTGAAGCAATTAAAAATATACTTTAGATAG
- a CDS encoding YjjG family noncanonical pyrimidine nucleotidase, producing the protein MSYETILFDIDDTLLDFKAAEEQALLWLFQDMDIEPTLAVKEKYKKMNQGFWRDHEAGILSRQELLDNRFRLFFEMYERDVDGPKTEARYRHYLNQGYQLMTNSLEVVDTLSQKKDLYVVTNGVSVTQHQRLEKSGLAPYFKKFFISEEMGVHKPMREFFDIVFSEIPRLDKEKTVIVGDSLTSDILGGKTAGIDTIWMNPQEKEADAVQPTYQIKKLTDLYQILEEF; encoded by the coding sequence ATGAGCTATGAAACGATTTTATTTGATATTGATGATACGCTGTTAGACTTTAAAGCAGCAGAAGAACAAGCGTTACTATGGTTGTTTCAAGATATGGATATTGAACCGACGTTGGCTGTGAAAGAAAAGTACAAAAAAATGAACCAAGGATTTTGGCGGGATCACGAAGCGGGCATACTCTCTCGACAAGAATTACTGGACAATCGTTTTCGTCTGTTTTTCGAAATGTATGAGCGTGATGTGGATGGTCCGAAAACAGAGGCACGGTACCGGCATTATTTGAATCAAGGCTATCAATTGATGACGAACAGCTTGGAAGTTGTCGATACGTTGAGTCAGAAAAAGGATCTTTACGTCGTAACGAATGGTGTTTCCGTGACGCAGCATCAACGGCTGGAGAAATCCGGACTGGCACCTTACTTCAAAAAATTCTTTATCTCAGAAGAAATGGGTGTTCATAAACCTATGAGAGAATTTTTTGATATTGTTTTTTCTGAGATCCCACGCTTGGATAAAGAGAAAACAGTGATTGTCGGCGACTCCTTGACCTCAGATATTTTGGGAGGAAAGACAGCGGGCATTGATACCATTTGGATGAACCCTCAAGAAAAAGAGGCAGATGCTGTCCAACCGACGTATCAGATCAAAAAATTAACCGATCTCTACCAGATTTTAGAAGAATTTTAG
- a CDS encoding MATE family efflux transporter, translating into MKELTHGNPAKLIILFALPLFVGNVFQQFYSMVDMVVVGQTLGKDALAAVGATSSVSFLIIGFAQGLTAGLSIITAQRFGAKDAQGVRKSFAMSILISLGVSVVLTVLSLVFLRPLLLLMQTPPELLDQAQEFISVILGGIFASMAFNLLSNMVRALGDSRTPLFFLAFAVVINVVLDLVFIIYFHMGVAGAGFATVIAQISASLMCIWFIRRKIPMLQVNRKSFTFDKEELRVHLNAALPMGFQSSIIAIGAVILQSALNTLGTDVVAAQTTAARIDQFAILPMMSFGITMATFTAQNLGAKEYGRILKGVKQCLIMSGAFSLFAGLLVITCGKYFVALFVNPSETRVFELAQTYFNINGALYWVLAILFILRYTLQGLGQAKIPTFAGIMELVMRSFAAVILTHSFGFAGAAFASPLAWIGSTAVLLTSYFKAMRNLKNLDQEYHQEPLQPQIKSEA; encoded by the coding sequence ATGAAAGAGTTGACTCATGGAAATCCGGCAAAGCTGATTATTTTATTCGCCTTGCCTTTGTTTGTAGGAAATGTATTTCAGCAATTTTACAGTATGGTAGATATGGTCGTCGTTGGTCAAACGTTAGGAAAAGATGCTTTGGCTGCTGTGGGTGCCACTAGCAGCGTCAGTTTTTTAATCATCGGTTTTGCTCAAGGTCTAACTGCAGGATTGTCGATTATCACAGCGCAACGCTTTGGTGCCAAGGACGCACAAGGCGTGCGTAAAAGTTTTGCTATGTCGATCCTTATCAGCCTCGGTGTGAGTGTTGTATTAACCGTTTTGAGCTTAGTGTTTTTACGTCCTTTACTACTTTTAATGCAAACACCTCCTGAGCTTCTCGACCAAGCGCAAGAATTCATTTCCGTTATTTTAGGTGGGATCTTTGCTTCCATGGCCTTCAACCTTTTATCCAATATGGTGCGGGCATTGGGGGATAGTCGAACACCCCTTTTCTTTTTAGCGTTTGCGGTGGTCATCAATGTGGTATTGGACCTGGTTTTCATCATCTACTTCCACATGGGCGTTGCAGGAGCCGGATTTGCTACAGTCATCGCGCAAATCTCAGCTAGTTTGATGTGTATTTGGTTTATTCGCAGAAAGATTCCCATGCTGCAAGTAAATCGAAAAAGTTTTACTTTTGATAAAGAAGAATTGCGTGTTCATTTGAATGCTGCGCTGCCTATGGGCTTCCAATCATCGATTATCGCGATCGGAGCGGTCATCTTACAATCCGCATTGAATACATTGGGAACAGATGTCGTGGCTGCCCAAACAACGGCTGCCCGGATTGATCAATTTGCTATCTTGCCTATGATGTCTTTTGGAATCACCATGGCGACATTTACTGCTCAAAATCTCGGAGCGAAAGAATATGGTCGAATTTTAAAAGGTGTCAAACAATGTTTGATCATGAGTGGTGCCTTTAGCCTCTTTGCAGGCCTCTTGGTTATCACTTGCGGGAAATATTTTGTCGCATTATTTGTTAATCCTAGTGAAACCCGTGTCTTTGAACTGGCGCAAACCTATTTTAATATCAACGGCGCGCTGTATTGGGTATTAGCGATCTTATTTATTTTACGCTATACCTTGCAAGGATTAGGACAAGCAAAAATCCCGACATTCGCCGGGATCATGGAGCTCGTTATGCGTTCCTTTGCCGCGGTGATTTTGACCCATTCCTTTGGTTTCGCAGGTGCTGCATTTGCTTCACCGCTTGCCTGGATCGGTTCAACCGCCGTTCTATTGACTTCTTATTTTAAAGCAATGCGCAATCTAAAAAATTTGGATCAAGAATACCACCAAGAACCGTTGCAACCACAAATAAAGAGTGAGGCGTAA